One Leptolyngbya sp. SIO1E4 genomic region harbors:
- a CDS encoding XisH family protein yields MSARDIFHDTVKAALRKDGWVITHDPLTIDLADGQLQIDLGAERLIAARKDEQQIAVEIKSFTAPSAISEFHTALGQYLNYRVALKVKEPERLLYLAISIEVYESFFFRQLPQLSLQEYQIKIVVFDPESKVIMKWIN; encoded by the coding sequence ATGTCTGCACGAGATATCTTTCACGACACAGTAAAAGCAGCGTTACGAAAAGACGGATGGGTTATTACCCATGACCCCTTAACCATTGACCTTGCTGATGGCCAACTTCAAATAGATTTGGGCGCTGAGCGACTGATTGCGGCCCGAAAAGATGAGCAGCAAATAGCGGTAGAAATTAAAAGTTTTACAGCGCCTTCCGCAATTTCTGAGTTTCACACAGCATTAGGGCAGTATCTAAACTATAGAGTCGCATTGAAGGTGAAAGAACCTGAGCGCCTGCTCTATTTGGCTATCTCCATAGAGGTCTATGAGAGCTTTTTCTTCCGTCAGCTACCCCAGTTAAGCTTGCAGGAGTATCAAATCAAGATCGTTGTTTTTGATCCCGAAAGTAAGGTGATTATGAAATGGATAAACTAA
- a CDS encoding XisI protein yields the protein MDKLTKRRQIITDLLNRYAQIKPAYGEIERQTIFDQEQNRYQLINTGWDNRRRIYGCLIHVDIQADGKIWIQYDGTEAGVANELVEAGIPKQEIVLAYQSDYMRKLTDFAVG from the coding sequence ATGGATAAACTAACTAAACGGCGTCAAATCATCACAGATCTCTTGAACCGATATGCTCAGATTAAGCCAGCTTATGGCGAAATTGAGCGTCAGACAATTTTTGATCAAGAACAGAATCGTTATCAGTTGATTAATACAGGGTGGGACAATCGGCGGCGAATCTATGGTTGTTTGATTCATGTTGACATTCAAGCGGATGGAAAAATTTGGATTCAATATGATGGGACAGAGGCAGGGGTAGCTAATGAGCTGGTTGAGGCTGGCATTCCGAAACAGGAAATTGTGCTGGCGTATCAGTCGGACTATATGAGGAAGCTGACTGATTTTGCGGTTGGTTAA
- a CDS encoding iron-siderophore ABC transporter substrate-binding protein, whose translation MPYLLKSCLLIAVSFVLIVACQPTEIQETDVSQAQSTECRTVQHKLGEICIPPDPQRIVALDPRYLGDPLLALGVKPVGMSVYSYSGEEGFAGPTSDDIEGIEIVGNADQPSLEKILTLNPDLILAMDFAHEAIYEQLLAIAPTVLLQYESTEDEEYTSFKVNLRRIAQIVDKEAEADAVLARYQARIEQLRQQLSRQPENIEVAVLIYYDGNFAITFPEHTTHEIFSDIGLTNKIDSARANAISPEVIDQYDADILFIMDYEQRGESFFLENPLITSLEAVKNNRVYFVSPDTWSANGPIGVNRILDDLFKYLPEE comes from the coding sequence ATGCCGTATTTACTCAAATCATGTCTACTAATCGCTGTCTCCTTTGTCTTAATAGTTGCTTGCCAACCAACCGAGATACAGGAAACAGACGTATCTCAAGCACAGTCTACTGAGTGTAGAACTGTTCAACATAAGCTAGGAGAAATCTGTATTCCACCAGATCCCCAGCGCATTGTGGCGTTAGACCCTCGTTATTTAGGTGATCCCTTATTAGCACTGGGAGTTAAGCCAGTTGGCATGTCAGTTTATAGTTACAGTGGAGAGGAAGGTTTTGCCGGACCCACGTCTGATGATATCGAGGGCATTGAGATTGTAGGGAATGCTGATCAACCTTCTCTAGAAAAGATCCTCACTCTAAATCCCGATCTGATCCTGGCGATGGATTTTGCCCATGAAGCTATCTATGAGCAGTTATTGGCGATCGCCCCTACTGTGCTACTTCAGTATGAGTCGACAGAAGACGAAGAGTATACTTCTTTCAAGGTGAATTTGCGACGGATTGCTCAAATCGTTGATAAGGAAGCAGAAGCTGACGCAGTTCTTGCGCGATATCAAGCTCGAATTGAGCAGCTGAGGCAACAGCTAAGCCGTCAGCCTGAGAACATTGAAGTTGCTGTCTTGATATACTACGACGGAAATTTTGCGATAACTTTTCCCGAACATACCACTCATGAAATCTTTTCTGATATTGGTTTGACTAACAAAATCGACTCAGCTCGTGCTAATGCAATTAGTCCTGAAGTCATCGATCAGTATGATGCTGACATTTTATTCATCATGGATTACGAACAAAGAGGAGAGTCATTTTTCCTAGAAAATCCTTTGATAACTTCGTTAGAAGCTGTCAAAAATAACCGAGTTTACTTTGTTAGCCCGGATACATGGAGCGCGAATGGTCCTATAGGTGTGAACAGAATTTTGGATGATCTTTTCAAGTACCTTCCTGAAGAATAG
- a CDS encoding TonB-dependent siderophore receptor: MAGGAIAALPAVAQDVPENDDFSVSSDELTSHSDIQSADTSRPSESPRPVAEMPSYPEIGQPATTLNEWMAQIEASIIQIVGVRVEETETGLQIVLETAEGELATPITTVLGNAAIAEIPNAVLVLPEGDSFEEFSPAEGIALVQVTALAGDRVQVAITGTDAPPVVEVTATGLAVKLGEVIADIEDETIQIVVTGQEDEGYNPSSASTATRTDTPLRDIPQSITVVPRQVLEDRNVRTVIEGVETVSSVAPGSRRYGSVPITSTRIIRGFDQRAAGVTSFRNGFPDSDFYSLAPITTVEKVEVLRGPASVLFGAGEPGGIVNVITRQPLDEPYYNLAFEVGNYGLYQPSIDLSGPLTENDTALYRFIASYQSSNDFQDFADNRVTTIAPSVTLNLGERTELDLYYEYTRLFADPPSGLTNAAILNDGSLTPRDFATYYPDLSLIDVETNRFGYTLEHEFSNNLRLRNNIAINLTSFREDEATGFALSNDDRFLGGVNPITANYQRDNFFGQVDLLGKFETGSISHQILAGFDFNRYSLDLDRITADTPPPPLDINNPNYDIPVPNYSTRNPGSVINDVRRAYGIYLQDQIAFSDNLKLLIGGRYDWTSANFEIDLFEGGDVVEFPTRNDSAFSPRVGLVYQPIEEVALYASYTRSFSPLVGFDNLSLDDEISFEPTKGTQYEVGVKTDFLDGRLSATLAAYHLTRTNVLTPDPADPTLSIQTGEQRSQGIELDVTGEILPGWNVILSYAYTDAEVTEDNTFPEGNRLPNVPENQASLWTTYTIQEGDLEGLGFGLGLFYVGARQGDLNNSFELEDYLRTDAALYYRRDRFNAAINFRNLFDIDAPAFAFSRAAAQRTEPFSVVGSISWEF; this comes from the coding sequence ATGGCGGGAGGGGCGATCGCGGCACTGCCTGCAGTGGCGCAGGACGTGCCAGAAAATGATGACTTTTCAGTTTCAAGTGATGAGTTGACAAGTCATTCAGATATCCAGAGCGCTGATACATCGAGGCCATCTGAATCACCTCGTCCTGTGGCTGAAATGCCCTCCTATCCTGAGATAGGGCAACCTGCTACCACCCTCAACGAATGGATGGCCCAAATCGAGGCATCGATCATCCAGATTGTTGGAGTGCGGGTTGAGGAAACGGAAACGGGCTTGCAGATAGTACTGGAAACCGCAGAAGGGGAGCTAGCGACGCCTATAACAACCGTATTGGGCAATGCTGCGATTGCGGAGATACCCAATGCGGTACTGGTATTGCCGGAGGGCGACTCGTTTGAGGAATTTAGCCCAGCCGAGGGGATTGCGCTGGTGCAAGTAACGGCACTGGCTGGGGACCGAGTGCAGGTTGCGATTACCGGCACCGATGCACCGCCAGTTGTAGAAGTGACGGCAACGGGGCTGGCAGTGAAGCTGGGAGAGGTGATCGCCGATATCGAGGATGAGACAATTCAGATTGTAGTCACGGGGCAAGAGGACGAGGGCTACAACCCGTCGAGTGCGAGTACGGCAACAAGGACAGATACGCCATTGCGGGATATTCCTCAATCGATCACAGTAGTACCGCGACAAGTGCTAGAAGACCGTAATGTCAGAACTGTAATTGAGGGCGTAGAAACGGTGAGCAGTGTTGCTCCTGGAAGTAGACGCTATGGCAGCGTGCCTATTACAAGCACCCGAATCATCAGAGGATTTGACCAGAGAGCTGCAGGCGTTACCAGCTTTCGCAATGGTTTTCCAGATAGTGACTTTTACAGTTTGGCTCCGATTACAACCGTCGAGAAAGTAGAAGTGCTTAGGGGACCTGCCTCAGTTCTGTTTGGGGCAGGAGAGCCCGGAGGCATTGTTAATGTCATTACACGGCAACCTTTGGACGAACCTTACTATAATCTGGCATTTGAGGTAGGCAATTATGGACTGTATCAACCCAGTATTGATTTATCAGGGCCTTTAACAGAGAATGATACGGCTCTCTACCGCTTCATTGCTAGCTACCAGAGTTCAAATGATTTTCAAGACTTTGCAGACAACAGAGTAACTACAATTGCCCCCTCTGTCACTTTGAATTTAGGAGAGCGCACAGAGCTTGATTTATATTATGAATACACTCGTCTCTTTGCCGATCCACCGAGCGGTCTGACGAATGCTGCAATCCTCAACGACGGAAGCCTAACTCCCCGAGACTTTGCTACTTATTATCCTGATCTGAGCTTAATCGACGTTGAGACTAATCGATTTGGCTATACTCTAGAACACGAATTTAGTAATAATTTACGACTTCGAAATAACATTGCCATTAACTTAACAAGCTTTAGAGAGGACGAAGCTACGGGTTTTGCTCTTAGCAATGATGATCGCTTTTTAGGTGGAGTTAATCCTATCACGGCGAATTATCAAAGAGATAACTTCTTTGGTCAAGTTGATTTGCTCGGTAAGTTTGAGACTGGCTCTATTTCACATCAAATTTTAGCGGGTTTTGATTTCAATCGTTATAGTCTGGACTTGGATCGCATTACTGCTGATACACCTCCACCTCCTCTAGATATCAACAATCCTAATTACGACATCCCCGTCCCTAACTATTCAACCCGAAATCCAGGATCTGTTATCAATGATGTGAGGCGCGCCTATGGTATTTATCTTCAAGATCAGATCGCTTTTAGCGATAATTTAAAGTTGCTAATCGGTGGTCGCTACGATTGGACTTCAGCTAACTTTGAAATAGATCTTTTTGAGGGTGGAGATGTTGTTGAATTTCCCACCCGAAATGACAGTGCCTTTAGCCCTCGTGTTGGTTTAGTCTACCAACCCATTGAGGAGGTGGCTCTCTATGCTAGCTACACGCGATCGTTTTCTCCTTTGGTAGGATTTGACAACCTAAGTTTGGATGACGAGATTAGCTTTGAGCCCACGAAAGGAACTCAGTATGAGGTCGGGGTTAAAACTGATTTTCTAGACGGCAGACTCTCAGCAACCCTAGCGGCTTACCATTTAACCCGAACCAATGTGCTTACCCCTGACCCGGCCGATCCCACTCTCTCCATTCAAACCGGGGAGCAGCGAAGCCAAGGCATTGAGCTAGATGTTACAGGGGAGATTTTACCCGGTTGGAATGTGATTCTGTCCTATGCTTATACAGATGCAGAAGTCACTGAAGATAATACCTTTCCTGAAGGCAACCGTTTGCCAAATGTCCCAGAAAATCAAGCCAGCCTTTGGACAACCTACACGATTCAGGAAGGAGATTTAGAAGGCTTAGGCTTTGGGTTGGGACTATTTTATGTCGGTGCGCGACAGGGCGATCTAAATAACTCATTTGAACTAGAGGATTATTTACGAACTGATGCAGCACTCTATTATCGTAGAGACCGATTTAATGCTGCCATTAATTTCCGTAATCTCTTTGATATTGATGCTCCTGCATTTGCCTTTAGTAGAGCAGCAGCTCAAAGGACGGAACCTTTTTCGGTAGTCGGTTCTATCAGCTGGGAGTTTTAA
- a CDS encoding helix-turn-helix transcriptional regulator, whose amino-acid sequence MSLNLTAQEVDNIWAEAEQHCPPITSSDGLETICTTPLHLGSGYRREIELCPGLELTIFNETYPNSLTYLGMEDRHPVQFMVHLSGVINSGGFLHQDATQSYVGGSGIQQAIDSFCPGEQTQIGINIHLQPHLFKQFFSTPTGELPSEYHLLVKGDDWQQRFSPKTTGTMRSVVQQIIDCPLLGAAKRLYLQGKVFELMALQLDALLSHGHPAAPGSLKPDVVTRIHYAAEILRSRLENPPSQTELAQQVGIGHCTLNKGFREIFEMTPFAYLTRYRMEQAEQLLRQPGCTVTEVANQVGYGNPAKFAVAFKRRFGITPRECMRGTISR is encoded by the coding sequence ATGAGTCTGAACCTGACTGCCCAAGAAGTTGATAACATTTGGGCAGAAGCCGAACAGCACTGCCCGCCCATCACATCATCTGATGGCCTGGAAACCATTTGCACTACACCGCTACATTTAGGCAGTGGTTACCGTCGTGAGATAGAGTTATGCCCAGGTCTAGAGTTAACTATCTTCAACGAAACTTACCCTAATAGTTTGACCTATCTGGGAATGGAGGATCGCCACCCAGTGCAGTTTATGGTTCATTTATCGGGGGTTATAAACAGCGGTGGATTTTTGCATCAAGACGCAACCCAGAGTTACGTCGGCGGGAGCGGCATCCAACAAGCGATTGATTCCTTCTGCCCTGGGGAACAGACTCAGATTGGTATAAATATTCACCTGCAACCCCACCTGTTTAAGCAATTCTTTTCGACTCCTACTGGTGAACTTCCTTCCGAGTACCATCTACTCGTAAAAGGTGATGACTGGCAGCAGAGATTTTCACCTAAAACGACAGGGACAATGCGCTCAGTAGTGCAACAGATCATCGACTGCCCGCTTTTGGGAGCAGCCAAACGGTTGTATTTGCAAGGCAAGGTGTTTGAACTCATGGCACTGCAGCTGGATGCCCTGTTGAGCCACGGGCATCCAGCTGCGCCAGGGTCGCTCAAACCTGATGTGGTCACCCGCATTCACTACGCGGCAGAGATATTACGCTCTCGCCTCGAAAACCCACCCTCTCAAACCGAACTGGCACAACAGGTTGGGATTGGGCATTGCACCCTCAACAAAGGGTTTCGCGAGATTTTTGAGATGACCCCCTTCGCTTACTTGACACGCTATCGCATGGAGCAAGCCGAACAGTTACTGCGGCAACCTGGCTGCACGGTTACTGAGGTAGCTAATCAAGTTGGCTATGGTAACCCGGCTAAATTTGCCGTGGCCTTCAAGCGTCGCTTTGGTATCACGCCACGGGAGTGTATGCGGGGAACCATCAGCCGCTGA
- a CDS encoding ABC transporter ATP-binding protein, giving the protein MVTQHRLPLLRYAQPFQPQIWGATVCSILRTLFDLAPPYLIGVAVDSVVQQETSLLARLGIQTASTQLLLLSFLTSLMWGLESLSQYGAEQLWRNLAQTLQHELRVDAYRHLQQLELAYFEDRSTGRLLAILNDDINQLERFLETGAGELIDFFTRVIAVSVSFVLLAPGIAWLAMVPIPFILWGTLLFQRRLAPRYRAVRDRAERMSDRLASNLAGITTIKSFTTEVYEQERVQAESDAYRRSNRRAIALSTAFQPLLRFLILLGFVMTLYLGGLEVLNGRLSVGTYGFMVFIVQDLLWPFTELGVVMDEYQRAMASVRRVMGLLNTPIAQPMGNERFPVERIQGEVHFDDITFAYPGRPTVLKRISLQVAAGTTIGIVGATGSGKTTLVKLLLRFYDWQSGRILIDGVDIRDLNLGDLRRCVGWVSQEVFLFHGSVAENIAYGSFDATFEQIIEAAKSAEAHDFIKQLPQGYDTIVGERGQKLSGGQRQRLAIARAVLKNPPILVLDEATSAVDNETEAAIQKSLAKITQNRTTIAIAHRLSTIRQADCIYVMEAGQIVEQGTHAELLSLNGRYAKLWRVQSGVEWAEPVLIDE; this is encoded by the coding sequence ATGGTCACTCAGCACCGTTTGCCTCTCCTCCGCTACGCCCAACCCTTTCAGCCTCAAATCTGGGGAGCTACCGTCTGCTCTATCTTGCGCACCCTCTTCGACTTGGCACCACCCTACCTAATTGGGGTCGCCGTCGATAGTGTGGTTCAGCAGGAAACCTCACTTTTGGCTCGCCTGGGTATCCAAACGGCCTCTACCCAGCTCCTGCTCCTCTCGTTTTTGACTAGCCTCATGTGGGGCTTAGAATCGCTCAGTCAATATGGGGCGGAGCAGCTCTGGCGCAACTTGGCCCAAACTCTACAGCACGAGCTGCGCGTGGATGCCTACCGTCATCTGCAGCAGCTTGAGCTGGCCTACTTTGAAGATCGTAGTACTGGTAGGCTGCTCGCCATTCTCAACGACGACATCAATCAGCTTGAGCGTTTTCTGGAGACAGGAGCCGGGGAGCTGATTGACTTTTTTACGCGAGTGATTGCTGTGAGCGTCAGCTTTGTGCTGCTGGCTCCGGGGATTGCTTGGTTAGCCATGGTGCCGATTCCGTTCATCCTCTGGGGCACGCTCCTGTTTCAAAGGCGATTAGCGCCTCGCTACAGGGCCGTCCGCGATCGCGCCGAGCGGATGAGCGATCGCCTGGCCAGCAATCTCGCGGGCATCACCACCATCAAAAGCTTCACTACGGAAGTCTACGAACAGGAGCGCGTCCAGGCTGAAAGTGATGCCTATCGCCGCAGTAACCGCCGCGCGATCGCCCTCAGCACGGCGTTTCAGCCGTTGCTCAGGTTTTTGATTTTGCTGGGCTTTGTGATGACGCTGTACTTGGGTGGGCTGGAAGTACTCAACGGTCGTTTGAGTGTCGGCACCTACGGCTTTATGGTGTTCATCGTCCAAGATCTGTTGTGGCCTTTTACGGAACTAGGGGTCGTGATGGATGAATATCAGCGGGCCATGGCTTCCGTACGGCGGGTGATGGGGCTGCTAAACACGCCGATCGCCCAGCCAATGGGGAATGAGCGATTCCCAGTTGAGCGCATTCAAGGTGAAGTCCACTTCGATGACATCACCTTTGCGTATCCAGGACGCCCAACCGTCCTCAAACGGATTTCGCTGCAGGTGGCGGCGGGCACCACTATTGGCATTGTGGGAGCAACTGGTTCCGGCAAAACTACGCTGGTTAAACTGCTACTGCGGTTCTACGACTGGCAAAGCGGGCGCATTTTGATTGATGGTGTGGATATTCGTGACCTGAACTTGGGGGATCTGCGTCGCTGTGTTGGCTGGGTTAGTCAGGAGGTGTTTTTGTTCCATGGCAGCGTCGCTGAGAATATTGCTTACGGGAGCTTTGACGCCACCTTTGAGCAGATTATTGAGGCAGCGAAATCGGCTGAGGCCCATGACTTCATCAAGCAGCTTCCCCAAGGCTACGACACGATTGTGGGCGAACGGGGGCAAAAGCTTTCGGGTGGGCAGCGGCAGCGCCTCGCGATCGCCCGCGCCGTCCTCAAAAATCCCCCCATTCTCGTATTGGATGAAGCCACGTCTGCCGTGGATAACGAAACGGAAGCTGCAATTCAGAAATCGCTGGCCAAGATTACACAGAATCGCACGACGATCGCGATCGCCCATCGCCTCTCGACCATTCGCCAGGCCGACTGCATTTATGTGATGGAGGCGGGGCAAATTGTGGAGCAGGGAACCCATGCGGAGTTACTGTCCCTAAATGGCCGGTATGCGAAACTGTGGCGGGTGCAGTCGGGGGTGGAATGGGCTGAGCCAGTGTTGATCGACGAGTGA
- a CDS encoding PIN domain-containing protein, with product MTDSVILVDTGVLVALYDQADRYHAQVLAFLSGYRGRLITTLGCVTEVMWLLASDYHVQNEFLRHLADQIYECESLQRADFIRIAELNAQYSDLPADFSDLALVAISERLNIAGIATLDKDFDVYRRYRNQPFQRVFYPK from the coding sequence ATGACGGATTCAGTCATTCTGGTGGATACGGGTGTGCTTGTCGCACTCTACGATCAAGCGGATCGCTATCACGCTCAAGTCCTTGCATTTTTGAGTGGTTATCGAGGGCGGTTAATTACAACGTTGGGCTGTGTGACTGAAGTGATGTGGCTGCTGGCATCCGACTACCACGTTCAGAATGAGTTCTTACGCCATCTCGCTGATCAAATCTATGAGTGTGAGTCGCTTCAGAGAGCTGACTTTATCAGAATTGCAGAGTTAAACGCTCAATATTCCGATTTGCCTGCTGATTTTTCTGATTTGGCACTAGTGGCCATTTCTGAGCGTTTAAACATTGCAGGCATCGCGACATTAGATAAAGATTTTGATGTTTATCGGCGCTATCGAAATCAACCGTTTCAGCGAGTGTTCTATCCAAAGTGA
- a CDS encoding iron-siderophore ABC transporter substrate-binding protein — protein MRKTRFLLFFLAAFTVLIVNACTHNTAQLEGQETSATTMSAATKVVEDAFGSVEVPLHPQRIVVLDDHTFLDPVLALGIKPVGVVSCAPICLEPFRGIPNELVADIPDVGINAMEPSLEKIINLNPDLILANELNEKIYEQLTAIAPTVLSDYYKIADFKERLQHFAQILGREDQVENILAQYEERIQKLRQQLGTKIETKTISILYFYNSQIVASRESLTHYQVLSDVGLQFTQAHQNVGTSWNPLSLEALPDYDADYLFLITSDESLSFLEQPVWSTLKAVQNNQIHAVKWDVGGPIGANRVIDDLYKYLVSDA, from the coding sequence ATGAGGAAAACCAGATTTCTCCTATTCTTTCTGGCAGCCTTTACGGTCTTGATAGTGAACGCCTGTACGCATAATACGGCACAGCTAGAGGGTCAAGAAACTTCAGCAACTACCATGTCTGCGGCAACAAAAGTTGTGGAAGATGCTTTCGGATCAGTTGAAGTTCCACTTCATCCACAGCGAATTGTTGTGTTGGATGATCATACTTTTCTTGATCCAGTGCTGGCACTGGGAATAAAACCTGTGGGGGTTGTTTCTTGTGCGCCTATTTGCCTAGAGCCCTTCCGAGGCATCCCTAATGAATTGGTCGCAGACATTCCAGATGTAGGCATAAATGCGATGGAGCCTTCTCTAGAGAAGATTATCAATTTAAACCCTGACTTAATTTTGGCTAACGAACTGAATGAAAAAATCTACGAGCAGCTCACCGCGATCGCACCCACCGTATTAAGTGACTATTACAAAATAGCGGACTTCAAAGAAAGGCTACAGCACTTTGCTCAAATCTTGGGAAGAGAAGACCAGGTTGAGAATATTCTAGCTCAGTATGAGGAGCGAATTCAAAAATTACGACAGCAGCTTGGAACCAAAATAGAGACAAAAACTATTTCAATCCTCTATTTCTACAATTCGCAAATTGTTGCCAGCAGAGAGTCGTTAACTCACTATCAAGTCTTGAGTGACGTTGGCTTGCAGTTTACCCAGGCGCATCAAAATGTAGGAACATCTTGGAATCCTCTAAGTCTTGAAGCGCTGCCTGATTATGATGCCGACTACTTATTTCTGATCACCAGCGATGAATCTTTATCCTTTCTAGAGCAACCTGTGTGGTCAACTCTCAAAGCAGTTCAAAATAACCAAATTCATGCCGTGAAATGGGATGTTGGAGGCCCCATTGGAGCGAACCGAGTCATTGATGACCTGTACAAATATCTGGTAAGTGATGCTTAA